A stretch of Spirosoma oryzicola DNA encodes these proteins:
- a CDS encoding phosphatase PAP2 family protein, protein MRLRFRHSSSVLFLWLTIQSLVSTAQFTSPRLLNTEYADSPYELKSGRELGLLGAGVVTYGVSVLLDKAVDPLTPDQVAALDRNNINAFDRPATANWNPSIAKASDITLYTNVALPALLTLGLKPMRQDVKTLGIMYIETLLLANGVESTVKALSQRPRPFVFNPDVPLERKLNRDARQSFFSGHATTAFATAVFTSEVFRHYFPYSKLKPVVWAGTLGLATATCVMRYESGRHYYTDLLAGAAFGSLVGWAIPKLHEVKNRGKVGRRFDIQPWTNGSSTGLYTRFQFHSRSRLYP, encoded by the coding sequence ATGCGATTACGTTTCCGTCATTCATCTTCGGTCTTATTCCTTTGGTTAACCATTCAGTCGCTGGTCAGCACGGCGCAGTTTACCAGTCCACGCCTACTCAATACAGAGTATGCCGACTCACCGTATGAGCTTAAATCCGGCCGGGAACTTGGCCTACTGGGGGCCGGGGTAGTCACTTACGGCGTATCGGTACTACTCGACAAAGCGGTTGACCCGCTTACGCCGGATCAGGTAGCGGCACTGGACCGAAACAACATTAACGCCTTTGATCGCCCCGCGACAGCCAACTGGAACCCATCCATTGCCAAGGCAAGCGACATTACGCTGTACACTAACGTTGCGCTGCCCGCTTTGCTAACGCTGGGGCTTAAGCCGATGCGCCAGGATGTAAAAACGCTGGGGATCATGTACATCGAAACGTTGTTGCTGGCTAACGGCGTTGAGAGTACCGTCAAAGCACTTTCCCAACGTCCCCGCCCTTTCGTCTTTAACCCGGACGTACCGCTCGAACGAAAACTCAACCGCGATGCCCGGCAATCGTTTTTTTCGGGACATGCCACCACCGCCTTTGCCACTGCCGTTTTTACGAGCGAAGTATTCCGGCACTATTTTCCGTATTCAAAACTAAAGCCCGTCGTCTGGGCGGGTACGCTCGGATTGGCCACAGCCACCTGCGTTATGCGGTACGAAAGCGGTCGCCACTATTACACGGATTTGCTGGCTGGCGCGGCCTTTGGCTCGTTGGTAGGCTGGGCCATTCCGAAATTACACGAAGTAAAGAACCGGGGTAAGGTAGGACGTCGGTTCGACATTCAGCCCTGGACGAACGGTTCATCGACGGGCTTGTACACCCGCTTTCAGTTTCATTCAAGGTCTCGGCTTTATCCGTAA
- the truB gene encoding tRNA pseudouridine(55) synthase TruB produces the protein MSQQNASSQTPAQPDPGQLILIDKPLTWTSFDVANKLKYACKFKKIGHAGTLDPLATGLLILCTGKMTKQIDQYQAQEKEYTGTLILGKTTPSVDLETTFDAEFDTTGITGEQIEEAARQLTGDILQVPPIYSAIRVNGERLYEKARRGEAAEGIKSRQVTVSVFEVDATRFPEVDFRIVCSKGTYIRSLVRDLGLLLNNGAYMSGLRRTRIGDFRVEDADTLDSFIAKYRSAIVPPML, from the coding sequence GTGTCGCAACAGAACGCATCTTCACAAACGCCCGCTCAACCGGACCCCGGGCAGCTTATCTTAATCGACAAGCCCCTTACCTGGACCTCGTTCGACGTGGCGAATAAGCTCAAATACGCCTGTAAGTTCAAGAAAATTGGCCATGCCGGTACCCTCGACCCTCTGGCCACCGGTTTGCTGATTCTTTGCACCGGTAAAATGACCAAGCAGATCGATCAATATCAGGCGCAGGAGAAAGAATACACCGGTACGCTTATTCTGGGAAAAACGACCCCATCCGTCGATCTTGAAACGACGTTCGATGCAGAATTCGACACGACAGGCATTACAGGTGAGCAAATTGAGGAAGCCGCCCGCCAGCTTACCGGCGACATCCTGCAAGTTCCACCGATCTACTCCGCCATTCGGGTTAATGGGGAACGGCTGTACGAAAAAGCGCGTCGGGGCGAAGCCGCCGAAGGAATCAAGTCCCGGCAAGTTACCGTATCGGTGTTCGAGGTAGACGCTACGCGATTTCCCGAAGTTGATTTCCGCATTGTGTGTTCAAAAGGCACGTATATTCGCAGTTTGGTACGCGACCTGGGCCTGTTGCTCAACAACGGCGCGTACATGAGCGGCCTGCGACGGACCCGCATCGGTGATTTTCGCGTAGAGGATGCCGATACGCTCGATAGCTTTATTGCCAAGTACCGCTCAGCGATAGTCCCCCCAATGTTATGA
- the metF gene encoding methylenetetrahydrofolate reductase [NAD(P)H], with product MTKITDHIQAANGKPIFSIEVIPPIKGDNLKSLLDNIEPLMEFKPPFVDVTYHREEYIERPLPDGTIQKIVTRKRPGTVGICSAIMHRFGVDPVPHVLCGGFTREETEDFLIDLHYLGIDNALVLRGDPAKPFTTFKAKDNGYSYASELVEQVANMNQGIYLHEEDTPLAASNFCIGVAAYPEKHFEAADHDTDFQYLKQKIDKGADYIVTQMFFDNQKYFDFVERCRQEGITVPIIPGLKPISTRKQLQILPKIFHLEMPQDLVKAIENCENDQQARQVGIEWSVQQCRELIAYGAPVMHFYTMGKADNILKIARELF from the coding sequence ATGACTAAAATTACCGATCACATACAAGCCGCCAACGGCAAACCGATTTTCTCAATTGAAGTAATTCCGCCGATCAAAGGTGACAACCTAAAGAGTCTGCTCGACAACATTGAACCGTTGATGGAGTTCAAACCTCCTTTTGTTGACGTTACCTACCATCGCGAAGAATACATCGAGCGTCCCCTACCCGACGGCACCATTCAGAAAATTGTGACGCGCAAACGGCCCGGCACTGTCGGTATTTGTTCGGCAATTATGCACCGGTTTGGTGTTGACCCGGTACCGCATGTGCTTTGTGGCGGCTTTACGCGCGAAGAAACCGAAGATTTCCTGATCGATCTGCATTACCTGGGTATCGACAACGCGCTGGTGCTCCGGGGCGACCCGGCTAAGCCCTTCACGACCTTCAAGGCTAAGGACAACGGCTATTCGTATGCCAGCGAACTCGTCGAACAGGTCGCGAATATGAACCAGGGCATCTATCTGCACGAAGAAGATACTCCGCTGGCGGCCAGCAATTTCTGCATCGGCGTGGCGGCTTATCCCGAAAAACATTTCGAAGCAGCCGATCACGATACGGATTTTCAGTACTTGAAGCAGAAGATCGACAAGGGCGCGGATTACATCGTGACCCAGATGTTTTTTGATAATCAGAAGTACTTTGACTTCGTGGAGCGCTGCCGTCAGGAAGGCATCACGGTGCCGATCATTCCGGGCCTAAAGCCAATCAGTACACGCAAACAGCTTCAGATCCTGCCCAAAATTTTTCATCTCGAAATGCCTCAAGATCTCGTCAAAGCCATTGAAAACTGTGAAAACGATCAGCAGGCGCGGCAGGTCGGTATCGAGTGGAGTGTTCAGCAGTGCCGCGAGTTAATCGCCTATGGGGCTCCCGTTATGCACTTCTACACGATGGGGAAAGCCGATAATATCCTGAAAATCGCCCGCGAATTATTTTAA
- a CDS encoding glycoside hydrolase family 32 protein — MTRTLVVLLAFGLMTSTLLAQRITVDTTYKQPYRPQYHFSSRTNWINDPNGLVYYDGEYHLFYQHNPFGNQWGHMTWGHAISRDLVHWQELPPAIPEEGATMIYSGSCVIDKTNTSGFGQDGRVPMVAIYTGARQDNQSQHIAYSLDKGRTWIKYTRNPIIDLKRKDFRDPKVFWHEPSQHWVMIVLLPTDKKALFYKSSNLKEWTKAGEFTANDSPASIWECPDLVEVPVDGTMERKWVLMLSMGNNGPAGGSGMQYYVGQFNGSTFINESKPGELRYVDWGKDYYAAITFNNLPRRGNRGAISIGWMNNLQYANDVPTTPFRGAMTLPRELRLVKVPAPVNRYELRQQPIQELKPLLGPTFQWTGTDVAQLNQSLASNSLSSDTYWLQLELEAAKTGVGVRVKKEEAAQGKGEETVIGYDPASQQLYVDRSRSGHVGFKKEFPGRFTAPLKPQNGRISLQIWVDRSSIEVFGNNGEVTLTNQIFPKSDSRGIEFFGEGLRSVLIRSVEPIWK, encoded by the coding sequence ATGACTCGTACCCTTGTGGTATTGCTCGCTTTCGGTTTGATGACTTCTACTTTGCTGGCCCAGCGAATAACGGTCGATACAACCTATAAGCAACCTTACCGCCCGCAATATCACTTTTCTTCCCGAACAAACTGGATCAATGATCCGAATGGCCTGGTCTATTACGACGGAGAATATCATTTATTTTACCAACACAATCCGTTTGGCAACCAGTGGGGGCATATGACCTGGGGGCATGCCATCAGTCGTGATCTGGTTCATTGGCAAGAGCTTCCTCCGGCTATTCCCGAAGAAGGTGCAACCATGATTTATTCGGGTAGCTGCGTTATCGACAAAACGAACACAAGTGGTTTTGGGCAGGACGGACGCGTACCGATGGTAGCTATTTATACCGGAGCGCGTCAGGATAATCAGAGTCAGCACATTGCGTATAGTCTGGACAAAGGCCGCACCTGGATTAAATATACCCGTAATCCGATTATCGACCTTAAACGGAAAGACTTTCGTGATCCAAAGGTTTTCTGGCACGAGCCTTCCCAACATTGGGTCATGATCGTGTTGTTGCCTACCGACAAAAAAGCCTTGTTCTATAAGTCGTCTAATCTGAAAGAATGGACCAAAGCCGGGGAATTTACCGCGAACGACAGCCCAGCCAGTATCTGGGAGTGTCCGGACCTGGTAGAAGTCCCGGTCGATGGCACGATGGAGCGAAAATGGGTACTGATGCTATCGATGGGCAACAACGGTCCGGCTGGCGGATCGGGAATGCAGTATTACGTAGGTCAGTTCAACGGATCAACGTTTATCAATGAATCCAAGCCGGGCGAGCTTCGCTACGTCGATTGGGGAAAGGACTATTACGCAGCCATTACGTTCAACAACCTGCCAAGACGCGGTAACCGGGGTGCTATTAGCATTGGCTGGATGAACAATCTGCAATACGCGAATGATGTTCCAACAACCCCATTCCGTGGCGCGATGACCTTACCGCGCGAACTGCGTCTGGTGAAAGTTCCGGCTCCCGTCAATCGCTATGAGTTACGCCAGCAACCGATTCAGGAGCTGAAACCGCTGCTTGGCCCTACCTTTCAATGGACGGGCACCGACGTAGCCCAACTCAATCAAAGTCTGGCCAGCAATAGCCTTTCAAGCGATACCTACTGGCTACAGCTTGAGCTAGAAGCGGCCAAGACCGGGGTGGGTGTTCGCGTGAAAAAGGAAGAAGCTGCGCAGGGGAAAGGCGAAGAAACCGTCATCGGTTATGACCCGGCAAGCCAGCAACTCTATGTTGACCGTAGTCGCTCGGGGCATGTTGGTTTCAAGAAAGAATTTCCCGGACGATTTACGGCCCCGCTTAAACCACAGAATGGCCGAATTTCGTTACAGATTTGGGTAGACCGCTCGTCGATAGAAGTATTTGGAAACAATGGGGAGGTAACCCTGACGAACCAAATCTTTCCAAAGTCAGATAGTCGCGGCATTGAGTTTTTTGGGGAGGGCCTACGATCCGTGCTGATCCGCTCGGTGGAGCCAATCTGGAAGTAA
- a CDS encoding undecaprenyl-diphosphate phosphatase, which yields MELIHAIALAIIEGLTEFLPVSSTGHMIIYSSLAGIAGNEFTKLYTVDVQFGCILSVLVLYHRRFMTSPQSGTFKVPAYLKSFPPKFQPMLDFYSKILIAFLPAAIIGFLLNDFIDSLLENVVVVAVTLLVGGIILVFIDKIVNRQPKDGDVTVPDALRIGFFQCIAMVPGVSRSAATIIGGMFQGLTRTQAAEFSFFLAVPTMAAASGYKLLKTYKLLQPADYQTLLIGNVIAFIVGMLAIRGFVGFLTRYGFKVFGYYRIVLGLILLGLVAAGVKLDVL from the coding sequence ATGGAGCTAATTCACGCGATTGCACTGGCGATCATTGAGGGTTTGACCGAGTTCTTGCCGGTTTCCTCAACGGGCCACATGATCATCTACTCTTCCCTGGCTGGTATAGCTGGCAACGAATTCACCAAACTCTACACGGTCGACGTTCAATTTGGTTGTATCTTATCGGTTCTGGTTCTTTATCACCGCCGGTTTATGACCAGCCCGCAATCGGGTACATTCAAGGTTCCGGCTTATCTCAAGTCGTTTCCACCGAAGTTTCAGCCGATGCTGGATTTTTACAGCAAAATCCTGATCGCTTTTCTTCCAGCCGCCATTATTGGCTTTCTTCTGAACGATTTTATTGACTCCTTGCTCGAAAACGTTGTCGTCGTAGCGGTTACCTTGCTAGTCGGTGGTATCATTCTGGTATTCATCGACAAAATTGTCAATCGTCAACCCAAAGACGGCGATGTAACGGTCCCGGATGCGCTTCGAATTGGTTTCTTTCAGTGCATTGCGATGGTTCCGGGTGTGTCGCGGTCGGCAGCTACGATCATCGGCGGTATGTTTCAAGGATTGACGCGGACTCAGGCAGCTGAGTTTTCGTTTTTTCTGGCAGTTCCGACCATGGCAGCGGCATCGGGGTACAAACTCCTGAAAACGTATAAACTCCTTCAACCCGCCGACTACCAAACGCTGTTGATTGGCAATGTTATTGCGTTCATTGTGGGCATGTTAGCTATTCGGGGTTTCGTTGGTTTTCTGACGCGTTACGGCTTCAAGGTATTTGGTTATTACCGGATTGTCCTCGGCCTGATTTTGCTCGGCCTAGTCGCTGCGGGCGTTAAACTAGACGTTCTGTAA
- a CDS encoding bifunctional riboflavin kinase/FAD synthetase, with product MIVHRGLDDIAPLPNAVVTSGTFDGVHRGHQTILARLTEVAQNSDGESVLITYWPHPRTVVSNDSQDLKLLTTLDEKIELIEQAGVDHLVVIPFTRSFSELTSEQYIRQILIEKIGTKKLVIGYDHRFGRDREGGFDYIRAHQSEYGFEVEEIPRQDVEAVGVSSSKIRAALQEGNVHTANLFLGRQYSLTGTIIKGQQLGRTIGFPTANLQVDDPVKLVPANGVYAVDVLHDEQVHGGMLNIGFRPTVAGTHQTIETYIFDFDKDIYGEHMTLRFREFLRPEQKFDGLPALVAQLKKDEQTARALLTQ from the coding sequence ATGATAGTTCATCGCGGTCTCGACGATATTGCTCCACTTCCCAACGCCGTTGTTACGAGCGGCACATTTGACGGTGTCCATCGCGGCCATCAGACAATCCTGGCCCGCCTGACGGAAGTCGCCCAAAATAGCGATGGCGAATCGGTGCTGATTACGTACTGGCCCCATCCGCGTACCGTTGTGTCCAACGACAGTCAGGATTTAAAATTACTGACGACGCTCGACGAGAAAATAGAGTTAATCGAACAAGCGGGTGTTGATCATCTGGTCGTTATTCCGTTTACCCGGTCCTTTTCGGAGCTTACGTCGGAACAGTACATCCGGCAGATCCTGATCGAAAAAATCGGTACGAAGAAGTTGGTAATCGGCTATGATCACCGCTTTGGCCGCGACCGTGAGGGTGGCTTCGATTACATTCGAGCTCATCAAAGCGAATACGGGTTCGAAGTAGAAGAGATTCCTCGCCAGGATGTCGAAGCCGTGGGCGTTAGCTCGTCCAAGATTCGCGCAGCCTTGCAGGAAGGCAATGTTCACACGGCGAACCTGTTTCTAGGACGGCAGTATAGCCTGACCGGAACCATCATCAAAGGCCAGCAATTGGGTCGTACCATTGGCTTTCCAACGGCAAATTTACAGGTCGATGACCCCGTCAAACTTGTTCCGGCCAACGGAGTTTACGCCGTCGATGTGCTACACGATGAACAGGTACACGGTGGTATGCTCAACATTGGTTTTAGGCCAACCGTAGCGGGAACGCACCAGACCATTGAAACCTATATTTTTGACTTCGATAAAGACATTTACGGTGAGCATATGACCCTCCGATTCCGCGAGTTTCTACGCCCCGAACAGAAGTTTGATGGGCTGCCCGCCCTGGTTGCTCAGTTAAAAAAAGACGAGCAGACAGCGCGAGCGCTCCTGACGCAATAA
- a CDS encoding DUF3098 domain-containing protein — MAKDKQYGSATLTREEPAQKAPISTTPVAKPAPLRKPISETSHRETASAALPFGRQNYVLMLAGIAVILAGFFIMSLDKEEFGFGFLGLTLGPIVVMSGFVLEFFAILSRPKV; from the coding sequence ATGGCAAAAGACAAACAATATGGCTCGGCTACGCTGACACGCGAAGAACCAGCCCAAAAAGCACCGATTAGCACTACGCCGGTAGCAAAACCAGCGCCGTTGCGGAAGCCGATTTCGGAAACCAGCCATCGGGAAACGGCTTCGGCTGCCCTGCCTTTCGGTCGGCAGAACTACGTACTGATGCTGGCGGGTATCGCGGTTATCCTGGCAGGTTTTTTCATCATGAGCCTCGATAAAGAAGAATTTGGCTTCGGTTTTCTGGGGCTAACGCTCGGCCCTATCGTGGTTATGAGTGGCTTCGTTCTTGAATTTTTCGCCATCCTTAGCCGGCCAAAGGTATAA
- a CDS encoding phosphatase PAP2 family protein, translated as MRTTRIVFSVLFLVQLSVTQAQDTLSLSTTRLRPNPYRLSWKTDATLMGLVGVAGVSSLLLEQQVQPFSVGDLGQFDRSQVNAFDRGATYKWSPGAFQLSDQTLTANFVATGLIAVPTLFRHKNWATVPLMYIEVLALPTLIQQTVKNIALRTRPYVYNPDAPLDPKLAPNGRQSFFSGHAGTAFASAVFASEMFRHFYPNSKLKPVVWVVMLGLASTTSLMRYEAGYHFPSDILVGALFGSVAGWGIPKLHEVKRQFTLSQRLHVQPWNNGFATGINARLLVFSR; from the coding sequence TTGAGAACCACCCGTATCGTTTTTTCCGTCCTGTTTCTCGTGCAGCTATCCGTTACGCAGGCACAGGATACGCTTTCCCTATCGACAACACGGCTCCGGCCAAATCCGTACCGACTTAGCTGGAAAACGGACGCTACATTGATGGGATTAGTTGGTGTTGCGGGCGTTTCCTCACTTCTTTTGGAACAACAGGTTCAGCCGTTTAGCGTCGGTGATCTAGGCCAATTTGATCGCAGTCAGGTCAATGCTTTCGACCGGGGGGCGACGTACAAGTGGTCACCTGGCGCGTTTCAGCTGAGCGATCAGACGCTGACCGCCAATTTTGTGGCAACCGGTCTGATTGCCGTACCGACCCTGTTTCGCCACAAGAACTGGGCGACGGTACCCCTGATGTACATTGAAGTCCTCGCTTTACCAACACTCATCCAGCAAACGGTTAAGAACATCGCCTTGCGAACACGTCCTTACGTGTACAATCCCGACGCTCCCCTCGACCCAAAACTGGCTCCGAACGGCAGACAATCCTTTTTTTCGGGGCATGCCGGAACCGCTTTTGCATCCGCTGTCTTCGCGTCTGAGATGTTCCGGCATTTTTATCCGAATTCGAAACTAAAGCCTGTTGTCTGGGTTGTGATGCTCGGACTGGCTTCGACAACCAGCCTGATGCGGTATGAAGCCGGGTATCACTTTCCGAGTGACATCCTGGTTGGTGCTTTGTTTGGGTCCGTTGCGGGTTGGGGGATTCCCAAATTACACGAAGTCAAAAGGCAATTCACATTAAGCCAACGACTCCATGTACAGCCTTGGAACAACGGTTTCGCTACTGGAATTAACGCACGGTTGCTGGTGTTTTCGCGATAG
- a CDS encoding cell division protein FtsX: MARTKKKVGMYPSGMILFSLTLALFLIGFCGMLAIQSKRVVTYIRENYEMRAFLDKGLSDTKLTKLSQTIAEKPYLLKTNGTAQLNFVPKDVAAKEFIAETKEDFSKFLGENPLRDSYRIKLTEEYFEEAKLQQVKQDLESIDGVFEVVYQENLVDNINRNITKIYAVMSAFALILLLIIVLLMNNTIRLALHSQRMLIRSMQLVGATNGFITRPFLGRGIWQGFIAGIVAVVLLLVGLQIAIHNLPELAMFQDVEKLTFLLAGIVGLGVLIGFLSTFQAVNRYLGLTLDELY, encoded by the coding sequence ATGGCTCGTACAAAGAAAAAAGTAGGTATGTATCCCAGCGGCATGATTTTGTTTAGCCTGACGCTGGCTTTATTTTTGATTGGATTCTGCGGTATGCTGGCGATCCAGTCGAAACGGGTCGTGACCTACATCCGCGAAAACTATGAGATGCGGGCATTTCTCGATAAAGGGCTTAGCGATACGAAGCTGACAAAACTGTCGCAAACGATAGCGGAGAAGCCTTATCTTTTGAAAACGAATGGAACAGCGCAATTAAACTTTGTTCCGAAGGATGTTGCCGCCAAAGAGTTTATCGCCGAAACCAAAGAAGATTTTTCGAAGTTTCTGGGCGAAAATCCACTGCGTGACAGCTATCGGATCAAGCTAACGGAAGAGTATTTTGAAGAAGCTAAGCTGCAACAGGTAAAGCAGGATCTGGAAAGTATCGATGGTGTCTTTGAAGTTGTTTATCAGGAAAATCTGGTCGATAACATCAACCGCAACATTACCAAGATTTATGCGGTTATGTCGGCCTTTGCCTTGATTTTGCTGCTGATCATTGTTCTACTGATGAATAACACGATCCGGTTGGCCTTGCACTCGCAACGCATGCTCATTCGGAGTATGCAACTAGTCGGTGCCACAAACGGTTTTATAACGCGGCCCTTTCTGGGTCGTGGCATCTGGCAGGGCTTTATAGCCGGTATTGTTGCGGTAGTGCTTCTGCTGGTTGGGTTGCAGATCGCCATTCACAATCTGCCCGAACTGGCTATGTTTCAGGATGTCGAAAAGTTAACGTTTCTGCTGGCAGGAATCGTAGGACTTGGTGTTCTGATTGGTTTTCTCAGTACCTTCCAGGCGGTTAACCGCTATCTGGGCCTGACGCTGGATGAACTGTATTGA
- a CDS encoding NADP-dependent malic enzyme: MQQKIRREDALDYHAKGRPGKLEVIPTKEYSTQRDLSLAYSPGVAEPCLAIEANPDDAYKYTAKGNLVAVISNGTAVLGLGDIGASASKPVMEGKGLLFKIYADIDVFDIELNTKSIDEFARTVKILEPTFGGVNLEDIKAPECFEIEERIKRELNIPVMHDDQHGTAIVSAAALLNALELVGKQIETTQFVFLGAGAAAISCARQYVALGAKHENIVMFDVNGPLRTDRTDLNEIMRPFATSRNIESLADAFAGADVFVGLSKGNIVSQDLIRSMAKDAIVFAMANPNPEISYEDAMAARPDIIMATGRSDYPNQVNNVLGFPYIFRGALDVRATEINEAMKLAATYALAELAKKPVPDIVNLAYGEDNIVFSRKYILPKPVDPRLLATVAPAVARAAMESGVARQPITDWEAYGHQLARRIGQDNQISRVILSKAKSNPKRVVFADAENLKVLKAAQQVRDEGIAFPILLGETAKIQQIIADNSLDLAGIRIVDPRAPEQSELIQRFANVYFDKRKRKGVNALEAEKMMFYRNYFGAMMVETGEADALISGLTRSYPDTIRPALQVIGKEPGVQKVAGMYILLTKRGPLFFSDTTVNFNPTAEEIVEITEMTARAVERFNIKPRIALVTYSNFGSAKGEDAEKMNRAVEILQQRHPDMIVDGEIQAHLAFNTELLEQNHPFSKLVGEGANTLIFPNLSAANIAYNLMSEAAGFDAIGPILLGIRKPVYVLQLGSSEREIVNMVAIAVVEAQGK, from the coding sequence ATGCAACAGAAAATCCGGCGCGAAGATGCCCTTGATTACCACGCCAAGGGGCGTCCGGGTAAACTTGAAGTCATTCCGACAAAAGAATACAGTACCCAGCGCGATCTTTCACTAGCTTATTCTCCGGGGGTAGCCGAGCCTTGTCTCGCCATCGAAGCCAATCCCGATGATGCGTATAAATACACGGCCAAAGGCAACCTGGTAGCCGTAATCAGTAACGGAACGGCAGTCCTGGGATTAGGTGACATTGGTGCATCCGCCAGTAAGCCCGTTATGGAAGGAAAAGGGCTGCTGTTTAAAATTTACGCCGATATTGATGTTTTTGATATTGAACTGAATACCAAAAGCATTGACGAGTTTGCCCGAACCGTCAAGATTCTGGAACCGACGTTCGGTGGGGTAAACCTCGAAGACATTAAAGCACCGGAATGTTTTGAAATCGAAGAGCGGATCAAGCGCGAACTCAACATTCCGGTCATGCACGATGATCAGCACGGTACGGCGATTGTTAGTGCAGCGGCATTACTCAATGCGCTTGAACTGGTCGGCAAGCAGATCGAAACCACACAGTTTGTTTTTCTGGGAGCTGGAGCTGCGGCCATTTCCTGCGCTCGTCAGTATGTAGCGTTGGGCGCGAAACACGAGAACATTGTGATGTTTGACGTGAACGGGCCGCTTCGCACCGACCGTACCGACCTCAATGAGATCATGCGTCCGTTTGCCACTTCGCGCAATATCGAGTCGCTGGCCGACGCATTTGCAGGGGCTGACGTGTTCGTCGGGCTTTCAAAAGGCAATATCGTTAGCCAGGATTTAATCCGGTCGATGGCAAAAGACGCAATTGTCTTTGCAATGGCGAATCCAAATCCTGAGATCAGCTACGAAGATGCGATGGCCGCCCGGCCCGATATCATCATGGCGACGGGCCGTTCGGATTATCCCAATCAGGTAAACAACGTACTTGGTTTCCCGTACATTTTCCGGGGTGCTTTAGACGTTCGGGCTACGGAGATCAACGAGGCTATGAAACTCGCGGCTACCTACGCGCTGGCTGAGTTGGCAAAAAAACCCGTTCCCGACATCGTTAATCTGGCTTACGGCGAAGACAACATTGTGTTTAGCCGGAAGTATATCTTGCCGAAACCCGTTGATCCCCGTCTGCTGGCAACAGTAGCACCAGCGGTTGCCAGAGCCGCCATGGAATCGGGGGTCGCTCGGCAACCGATTACTGACTGGGAAGCTTACGGTCATCAGCTTGCGCGTAGAATCGGACAGGACAATCAGATCTCGCGGGTTATTCTAAGCAAAGCGAAGTCAAACCCCAAACGGGTTGTCTTTGCCGACGCCGAAAATTTAAAAGTACTGAAAGCGGCTCAACAGGTTCGGGATGAGGGCATTGCGTTCCCGATTCTACTCGGTGAAACGGCGAAGATTCAGCAGATTATCGCTGATAACAGCCTTGATCTCGCTGGTATTCGCATTGTTGACCCCCGTGCTCCCGAGCAAAGTGAGTTGATTCAGCGCTTTGCCAACGTTTATTTCGATAAACGGAAACGGAAAGGCGTCAATGCGCTCGAAGCGGAAAAGATGATGTTCTACCGCAATTATTTCGGGGCTATGATGGTCGAAACGGGCGAAGCCGATGCCTTAATTTCTGGTCTTACCCGCAGCTACCCTGATACGATCCGTCCCGCTTTGCAAGTAATCGGCAAAGAACCGGGGGTCCAGAAGGTGGCTGGTATGTACATCCTGCTGACCAAACGGGGACCGCTGTTTTTCTCCGACACAACGGTAAACTTCAACCCAACAGCTGAGGAGATCGTCGAAATCACGGAGATGACGGCACGCGCGGTCGAGCGGTTCAACATCAAACCACGCATTGCGCTGGTGACGTACTCGAACTTTGGCAGTGCCAAAGGCGAAGACGCGGAGAAAATGAATCGCGCGGTTGAAATTTTGCAGCAGCGGCATCCTGATATGATCGTAGATGGCGAAATTCAGGCTCACCTTGCGTTCAACACGGAACTGCTGGAACAGAATCATCCATTCAGCAAGCTGGTGGGCGAAGGCGCGAACACGCTGATATTCCCCAATCTTTCAGCCGCCAACATCGCCTACAACCTGATGTCGGAAGCGGCTGGCTTCGACGCAATTGGCCCTATTCTGCTGGGTATTCGCAAGCCGGTCTATGTACTGCAATTGGGTTCATCGGAGCGCGAGATTGTCAACATGGTTGCCATTGCCGTTGTCGAAGCGCAGGGCAAATAA